The Vespula pensylvanica isolate Volc-1 chromosome 17, ASM1446617v1, whole genome shotgun sequence genomic interval attaaaagatattctcaAGTGTAAATTTACTAATAATGAACtgagaaataattctttataatatgCAATTAATGACTAAATAAGTATAAAACaaaacttatattttatatcttcgaatttcctttcaacatttatttctctctctgtgagagattcttatattatattataaatacaaatatagaatattaattatcatactatatttcttaaagtatatattattattaaaaaggaatAGTTTGGTCTAAAATTGCAATTATGGAGATATTGTATATgaaagtttataaatattacagaatCTTGGCACTATTTGTACAAATAACAAATGTACAttacaattacaattatatatttactttctgttttttcattATACTTGCTTTTAAGCTGGAACTATAAACATCTACATCTAACTAAAGTTATATTATCAATACTATTAAAGGTGAAAATGTATAATAGTTTATTTCTAGaacaaacataataaaaaaagaataaaaagatttgtaaATCTCATTGtagcaatatttatttttttgttcttttttttttcttgtattctGATATATAAGATGTATgtcaagaaatatattttacagagttgtcttgatattaaattatatctataaataacagcacataatatgtatatttaagcattaataatgaaatacaaGTTTAATTGCAGATTCCTGATCTAATCTTAATCTTtccattctattttataattatgaaatattaataacttttattaaataatattttccaggagtattatatatatatatatatatatatatatatatatatatatatatatgtatataattttaatttcgttgaagaaaaattgtagCATAGTATATTGCAATAAGATcatattaattgtttcataATGCCTAAAATAGTAACTTCGATTTATTActtaaattttgtttgttaaattttaatatttgtaatagaatataatgttgttgtttaaatgaattattaattttatagataggcatgtaatattttttatatagtatgtTACCTAACAATTTTCACGAAAGAAGATATTGAAATAGACCTAAAAGTTTTCAtgcaaattttattacatgttaaatgctattaaaaaatattttactttaattctACCTTACTTAATCTttgtgataatattattatatcattacaaTTACTAAAAGTAACTTTATAGCAAATGTATAATAGTTCGAAAAAATAATGGTCCACAAGAATAAAGCTAAGGCATATAAGGTGGTAGAATTAAGCAATGCTTAATATACTAAcagttcatatatatatatatatatatatatatatatatatatatatattattagtagaACTGTTATTTAAACTGtaatctaattattatatctaatgaAAAACTAAGGCCActcattttcgttattttgGTTTTCTTGATTCTGTTATTTTAGAAGGATATTTACTTGTGTTTATGATGAATCTAGTTTAATTGCATgactattttttgtttaagcGTACAATGTTATGagaatttttccttctcttaatttcagaatcaataaaattaaatagaattgtgcttttctaatatatatgaaattattttatgcaaTACAATCCATAATGGAATgtataaattgtttaaaacaGAAGTTTTAAAACATGTTCTAAGATGGCAGTGACTCCTAGATGATATCTAAAcatcattatttttgttattgtatgcatgtattaaaaactgaaaaaaaaggaaaaaaaaggagaaaaaaaaaacaagaaaaaagttgGATAAATACACtaagaatattaattcgataaaaatacaaatttttgaataaactTGTAATGCAAaagcatatattatatctaatccATATAATAAACTTGACTAATATCTTTGATATGGATGGTAATGATTAAACCACGAACATCTTTGACATGCCTGCGACATATCAATTTACCACTTAAAATTTCACCTATaacaatgattttatattattttttttctaatcttgcGATTTATAATgttagaaatatgtatatcaatttCGATCTTACCTTCAGTTATGCTAATAGgttcttttaaagaaaatactgTTTGTTTCCAGTGCGTGGGTAAAGCATTTGGACCAGTACTAAAACTGACAGAATTTTCTAAATCAAAAAATACATCAAAGTAACCAATTATTGCAGTCAATGATCCAGTTTTCTTCACAATTAAGTTGAAAGGCGCTGAGAAATTCACACAATCTGTAGTGACTGTATATAAGTCAAATGTTTGAATCTCAGCAGCAgtagttataatatattcagaCCTACAAATTTCTATGCTTGGTTCTCTCAAAACTTCACCTTTCATACAGCTCATTTTGAAACCATAGACATTGGACCAATAATCAATCAAATCTACATAtctttctaaaaattaattcatcttTCTTACTTCCTTGTATAAACTCAAAAATATTAGGAAAatgaatatcaattaaaaatagtaCCGTATTACTTACGTGTATCTCCACTTCCAACTATACTCATTGAACATCTATTTGGCATTAATATACCATTAGCAACTAAATAATGATCCCTTGCATAAATGACTGTATCTAACATTCCttcaaataacaaaaaatatcccATCCATTCAGAAATAATTgcatctactttttcttcttcaagtgTAATATCTTCTAAGCGGcctttttttaatgtaataatgttaTCTAGATTGTTTTCTCTGCAACAGATATGAGCTTAAGATTAACACatgtttaaatttttatccaatatcttatgaatgtaaaaaaataaaatttatattttatttgttttatccaTTAAAGATACCTTACAATATCCATAGCATGATATATTACATCAGACTGATCAACACTGATAACTTTGCGACAACCAGACTTTGCTGCAAACATAGACAGGATACCTGTTCCACAACCTACATCCAACATTATACAGTTACTAAATCTAATGGAATTTGTAAACAGTGCGTCACGATAACTCTCCGTTCGTATTTTATCCTGTATAAAAGATatgacattatttatatattatatatatttatatctatatatatatatgttgtttatattatttatatagtatctTACACagaagatattttatacaaaatataatatactataatataaattatataaaacatatatacatactgtCAACATTTCATGATGAATGGCAAAATGactatatgtattaaaatatccTTCATCTGTGCGCGAATTGcgctttttatcaattatttcctctatattttcttgttcATCATCCAAAACTAATTTTTGTGCCTTTTCTATCATTTCGTTTACTTGCTgaaatagtattaatatattaatttgaatctctttataagaatatatctagcatgataaaaaaaatcatatacaaTACAATGATCACATCTTGATACCTGTTTAGCTAAAAAGCATGCTAATTCACGTTGTTCTAGTTGTGCTTTAAGTGTCTGAATCGTCCTTTGCAGTTCAGCAAAATGTGCTTCCGATAAAGTAACGCACCCATTTTCTGAATTTACAGTGTAACTAATAGTGTTTACAGGTTTGTTTTCTAAATCTTCGATatcttaaagaagaaaaaaaaaatatttgtacagacatatgcatgtatatgtgtacatgcACACGTCGCGTAAAACGTTatcattcaaaattattaagtgagaatttaatatttgtaagaattaatgaaaaaattatttaagaaatattgtGTTTAGCATATTAGCAATAAACATACGTACTAGCattgcataaaaataattaaattatccaATATTTTTCACTTATTAGTAGCAGTACACATAGAAGCATGTTCTGAGAACTATCcattttattaacattgttAATCTCACCTGATATTATGCCAATTAATATCAGAATTATGtcgaatttatataacataatttgGTACATATTTGTATAACATTTGCATGCATCATTTtcctatacatataatatattatatcaaatctatgattgattaattaacattGAAATGTTGGCAAATACATTGTTTATTGCTTGTGTAATATTAGTACGTTAACTATACATAGCACACTGCATAAGATGCTACTATATCACATTGAAACATATAAACAGATATATAATAGAGTTACAATTTTACAGATCAAATTACAAACGACTGCTAtacattaattttgattttaatatacaattagCCAACAACATACTGACATTATAGATTCTTTATAACTTACCATACATTAACAATGGATCATCTTCTATAACaggatataaatattcatcgtCCTGCCAATCTTTTATACATAAAGTATTTAATTGTTCAGGTTGAATGTTCTTTTGACGAATAAAattgatcaattttatatacgaatatgaATCGAGAGAATgctttgttataaaatttcttaaagcAAAATTATGAAGCACTTCAAGATGCTTCAATGCATTTGTTATTCCATCTGTAGTATCCTTACAAAAAAGACATATAATAGTTTGAATATCCTCATTAGTTTCACTCCAATCATCACCACTATCTGCATCACTAGTTTCATCCATTTCAATATCTGGCATTATTTCTgtcaagaataaaataaaaacaataaaaaataattattctatatacaaataaaatataataatcttaacAATACTATTGGTATTTCGAGGCTGtcattacatatgtatagaaaGGTTTTacatgtaaaaagaaatctaaaaatgacataaaattataatgattacgTCAAGTATGACCaaatcaagaaaatattaaactttaataatcaaatatatactaATTCTATACCTTGTTCTGTCATGataaagattataatattattgatgcTCACGAtgttttatacataatattgtACATAATGCTTTTTTTAGGTTAGAAAATCTATGCGACACACGAACTATGTTTTTATAAGATTAGCGACAAAACATCATATTCAATTGTTTTAAATTCAAGCATGAAATATAGCAAACAGAAACAGTATTAAATAGAGTGGGTACTGTCGTATATCTTCGGATAAAATTGGTTTAGGGTCACAATTAGTAACTTTTGATTACACATGTTGGAATCAAAAACAATTCCCTACATGTTCTTAACAATCACTGATTATTCGTTTTCAAATCATTGGTATCGTTTTACGAACACATCTACGTATTTCATAAGTATCGGCCCTATGGCGACCTTGGCTTCATTAATACATGCATTACGTTCATGTTTCTGGTGGAGtagtgaaaaaataattggaatCCTGATTTAGAGACCCCCGACGAAAGACACGAGGTGCAAGACGAACGTATAACGATCGTGACAATAGTCAGTGCTGTCCCACTCGAGCTCGTTTGTTCCATTTAGAAGGCCTAATAATGCTTACGGTAAATACAAGACTTCGACAAGGCACACATGATTCAAGTAGTAAGAAACATTTGACGTCAGCTATTTGAATAACGAAAGTATTTCACTAatcattgttcttttttttttctttttttagacgGCTTTGAGAGGGATCGCACGACGATCGTTTTCGACATCAAAATGTGCGCCAGCACAACAggttcattatttctttcatattttacatattgttAAAACATAACCTTCAATTTACGTTTAAGATGtctttatatttaaagatatcTCGTATATCGCTAAAACTACAGCTATTTTAATTGTAGGACTCTTTTCCGTAATAATTCTAACGATAACAGttttgaaatttgttatttatgtaaataatgattatcTAACAGTATTGCCTGTCCAAGGACAGGGAAGGtcacacatttttatttccaacgaTGTAACGTTCATTTTGCGCTGATAAAAGAACTCCTTAGATTCCTTTGGATGTTATAACTGATATGCTAGCTTTATGCtcaaaacattttcatttattcaagttatattaatatatttatataatcatgtATTTATAGATGACTGTAAGAGATGCTTTGAATTCTGCCCTGGAtgaagagatggaaagagatgAGAAAGTATTTTTACTTGGAGAGGAAGTAGCACTTTATGATGGAGCATACAAAGTTTCTAGAGGTCTTTGGAAAAAGTATGGGGATAAACGTGTCATTGATACACCAATCACAGAAGCTGGTTTTGCTGGTATTGCTGTTGGTGCTGCAATggtaagtaattattttatataatttgtacaGGCATAagatgttttttattttcatttgattctaattaaatttaataggCTGGCCTTCGACCGATTTGCGAATTTATGACTTTCAATTTTGCTATGCAAGCAATCGATCAAATAATTAACTCTGCTGCTAAAACCTTTTATATGTCTGCGGGAAAGGTTAATATACCTATTGTTTTTCGTGGTCCAAATGGTGCAGCTGCAGGTGTAGCAGCTCAACATTCTCAGTGTTTTGGTGCTTGGTATAGTCATTGTCCTGGTTTAAAAGTGGTTTCGCCTTATAATAGTGAAGATGCGAAAGGTTTATTAAAAGCTGCTATAAGAGATCCTGATCCAGTTGTTGTACTGGAAAATGAGATCCTTTATGGAGTTCAGTATCCTATGTCTGACCAAGCTTTGGATAAAGATTTCCTTTTACCTATAGGTAAAGCAAAAATAGAACGTGTTGGAAATCATGTTACTTTAGTAGCACATTCCAAGGCTGTTGAACAAGCTCTTGAAGCAGCTAATGAACTTGCTGGAAAGGGAATAGAAGCAGAAGTAATCAATCTTCGTTCCCTTAGACCATTAGATATAGATACTATTGTGCAATCTATAGTGAAAACAAATCATTGTGTTACCGTAGAGCAGGGTTGGCCACAATGTGGCATAGGAGCAGAAATTAGTGCAAGAATCTCTGAAAGTAAGTTTCATTTTCCATATCTACATTTagttttaattgatattaaatatttaatgtatattgatacatttttttttctttttatctttataggTGAGGCCTTTTATCATTTAGATGCACCAGTAATCCGTGTTACAGGTGCTGATGTTCCTATGCCATATGCTAAAAGTTTGGAAATAGCAGCTTTACCACAAGGCGGCGATGTAGTATTTgctgtaaataaattattagggGTAGAGTAGTAAACGGTAGAAATATTTAGGTACAATTAATAtcctttaattcttttccttttcctttatattGAACTTTTAGTGTCTCCttactttaaaatttttatgcgtaaacaaatacgtataataagTACAAAGCTAGAAGACAAATAGAACAATTATTCAGCGAAAGATCAATTTGATGAACATCTTTTCAATGTTCAAGATATggattttaaacaaaattaattacaacacacattaatttaatgattacagggattaataaattatacaatctTTATACAAATATGCATAAGGTTTcagtaaatatttaaacaatgaacgatatacacataataatatattcttgaaaaatacaatcacattaaatatttataaaatcaattgtaggataatatattatttattgaatgatatatattcttcAATGTTAAATTGtgctattatatttaaattatgctttgcagtttctttttatctcttttttacatGTGGAAGTATTATCtgaaaatctttattatataatatgtttgtAAATATGAGAAATACGAATATACTGCCATATTTGAAATTGCAAATTGCCTTTGCTTAATGAGTTTGGCTATAACACATAAATATACCAAACTCTTGTAAACCATTGATATAAAACCACATCAACATGCTGCATTTGcttatttattacaaagaagtaataaattgttatatacatatcactAATTTGTCTTTCGCTTCTGTATTTTTTacatgtttaaatatttatcacatTTACTTTGTTTGTTATTTCAGTGTTGGTTGTTAGTCATGTGTGATACATACGTAATAAGCAACATGTTACGACTGTCATGTAGCGTTCAAATGCATCTCTAATTTCAATTTCTCtacaaaaaaagtatttttcaattatagaAAAGTTTTGCATTTACAGAAAGttcaatgataaatattcataCCTTAACACATCCATATCCAATGCACACTGCGTATACacagataaaaaatttctaagatcAGTATGTGACCAATTAACTTGCTTCCATGGTTCTATGCACCTTTCAACtaattctaaaaagaaaaatcttaattCTCTAGATCTATGCAGATTACAGCCTATTCCTAAGATAGCTCTTGAGTAAGAACGGAAATTTGTATCAACCTCTTGATATGAACGTTCGAGTAACATGGGTTTAAGTTTGATACACACCAAGCTAAAAAacattcatttataatattacataatatacattttgtataataatcatGTTATAACTTACTGTTTGTGAtgtttatcattttctaataGTACTCTACATTCTGCAAGTTCTACCAAGAATTCTCTGTCAAGATCTGTATCAAAATATTCTGATCCAACACATCGATAAGTCCATGCTACCATCATACTATTTGCACAATGATACAAATCAGGAAACGTTAAAAATTGCAATTTCCTTTTGCTCATTTCAAATCTGAGACAAGCTATGAATACTACTGCTGCATAACGTctgtacatttttaaatatatatatatatatataaaattatatacatataaaatcctgttaaaaataatattgttaaaaataaaattaatctctATGTACTTAGCAAGATCTTCagaaagtagaaaatgttGTCTGATATTAGTAACTAGAGAGCCAGGTAAATCTTCAACGACTTTGAAAACTCTTTTGACATTATCATACTGTCTACGACAGCTTTTTAAAGTAACTCCAGTCTTTTCAGATACTTCATCCAtgtcttttctactttttgaTGTTAACTTTTTTCCTAGTAGTTCTCGAACAACAATATCATCAAATTCATAGTACCTAAAAACATTTAAACTATGACAATTTTTATCCTATGAtacataagtaaataaaaaatcattttcttacaTTTCAATAAGCATTTGACTAGTTTGAGGTTCTATTTGAAATGCCAGTTGTTCGGTAGCAAGTTTTGTAGGAGTATGAAGTAATTTTTCCAACAAAGCATATGTACGATAATGATCAAGAACATCGGAAGCAACTAAATCTAGAGGAGCATTAGTTTGCATACAAATTCCACGCtgttgtaaaatattaactgCATCACTGGCTGTTAAAGAAATATTGGTAAAGTATTTGAAAACATCGGTacgtataatacaaatataataaataaaagacttACAAGAGTGCCCATCAACCCATAGTTGATAAATTTCAGGATCAACGAGAGTATAATTACTAACAAAAACATCAACTTCGGACATCATTGCGGAGGTTATGTTCAGACATCTATGACGTTACAttccatatatttattatcattaattatttattttagactATATTCAAtgcatttatcattttttttttctctgaataCTGCATATTTTCcaatatctattaatttctttcaaatatgaaatattagacAAATGACAGTCACagattaacaaattttatgaacaattatttatttatttatttattttattaacacattacattaatatttcgttatcATAATCCTCATTATttgtattcatatattatatgacatatacatatatatatatacatacacacacactcgtacacatgtatatacgcCAATTCTCTTCGATCCCTAGAAAATACGATTATCGAATTTGCGAGGGTTCGTTTCGATAATCGAAACATGAATAACATGTCTACTACCGGTTTCGCGTGGACGATCGTATCGTGGATAATGCTAATCAATATTTTGCTTATCTCTTTCcgtctatatatattaataatgaattcaTTGTTAAATTGGTATAATGAGATaaagctttttaaaaaaaaataaattccgatcgaattattcgtgtgttactatatatacatgtgtgttttttttaaCGGTAACAACGAACTCTCATGCCGAACTTTACGCGCGCGTTTCACATATCATGAGGAGTTTAACAGTGcttaaagaagaaagtgataataaaaaaagtgaaagtgTACGTTAACATCATATCGACATCGACATCGACATTGACATTGCTTCGTCGAAGAACATtggatatgtatgtaagtacatctgtaaagatatatatatacatatcaataTACGCGCACTGTAAGTTCGCCGGTTATCTCTATCAAAATGTGAGTTATTGTTGTAATCAGAAACATATCTAGGGTGGGGCAAGCCGAGCATGTGCTTTGGTCGCTAATATTAAGAGAGGGGAATGTGAAAAAGTCGAAAGAAACAGTGTCGgttgagaaaaattaattttgagaaaactcgataagaaatgaatttaagAGAAGCAAagtcgtaattaaaaaaaagaaaaggaaaagaaaaacatggaATTGGaatgatatgtatgtatggagaATGAAGACAGAAGGTATTACGCAGTTTCTGCGCTTAACCTAGGCACTGTTAACGCTATATACGTGTTTGATTGCGATGGAATTTCTTAGTAGCTATTTTCGTGGAGTCCAAGAGCAAAATTTAACGATGGAACcgtaatcgttcgaaaattgATTCCTGTTCGTACGAAttctcctttatatatatatatatatatatatatatatatatatatataaaacgagaagTAAGACAATTAATTCGTgtatacacacgtgtatataaatatcatatattttgtcaggttttaattgttttacaTTAACTATTTCTATTggcttatttcttttttttttttttttagatatcaaAGTTACAGAGTGATTTTAAATacgcttctttctttcgatttattttctattaaatatgtttattaatcaattcatagtaaatatttttcgtaagaTAAATGATCGgcataatatatgaatatttggCTCACTCTAAATAATCAagtattaatgatatttcattacaaatattgattaaatatttaaaaatattgacgGCCCTTTGACGATAAACAGTAAACTTTGATTAATAAACAGCAGTCTTTTGAATATGCTTTCAGACGACGAGTTGATAAAGAgatctatttaaataaaaacattatctttatatcgtattatacttaatattaCTAAAAGGACGTACATTTCGTTTTGATCCTTGCGTATAGTGTTAGCACGTTGTTGCGATTGTACTTCttttgtttgtctttttttcttctctctctctctttctctcagtttctttcttttttctctctctttctctttcgctctcgttgtttctctatttctctgggcgtttctctattctctctttcgccGAGAGGATTCTGTCCTTCGcagagaggaggaaggaaacGCTCCAGGAAATTCATTTGCAGAGACGTGGCACTACGCGGCAAAACACgaatgatatatttacatgGCGCCGAGGGAGAGAAACCGGCGAGATGGATTTACTCGAGAGAGCTTTATCGAGCGTTACGAGCTACCGTGCACGACGTATAAAGCGTACCTttcgagaaggagaaagggattcgaatagatagatagataaatagatagatggatagatagatggatagatggatagatagatagataaagagagaaaagagagagagagaaaaagagagaattagggttctaatttctaatacaAGATATTTaacgagaattttattttcttattttatttatttagtttttagatagatagatggatagataaagagagaagaaagagagaaagggagaattaggcttctaatttctaatataagatatttaacgagaattatattttctcattttatttatttagcttttagataaatagataaatagatgaatagatagatagatagatagataggtagagaaagagagatagaggattACTATTTGTACTACTTTGTAATATGAGATTATTAATGAGGATCATCTTGAAGCTTATTTATTCAGgttttagatagatagaaagataaatagatagatacagagagggggggggaggagATGTTTTAATGATCTAATTTCTCTGTTCTAATTTACAATatgttcgaaagaaagaacatattaacatgatttttattgaaaattatcttctaattttatttatttactttttaaatatatagataaataaatcggatatgtagatagaaaaaggggATTCCTGTTTTAATACGTTTGTATACCTGTCTCGaacgatcttttattttattttttttttttttcatttttttattctttaagtaattccattttttttgtttctttttctttctctctttctcttttttataatcttcttcgaagatttaaatttaatatgtttaggaaggaaaagaaaaaagagattcattaatataacatttttaatcagaatcatatttatttggagtttcttgttttatttattaaatattatatacgtacatagttaaaaaagaagagatcttttctttcattcatctttGACAATGTCTCAAAGATTTGAAATTGTACACATTTAggaaaaagtataaagaagaatattttaatatgaaatattccaattaatatgatatttaatacgtTAATATGAAagatcatcttttttcttttctttttttttttttcctttatgaaatacatataatatgaaaaaagatatctcTTGATTTTTAAGCAAATGAGATCGTAAATattgtgtacatacatatatgtatcgtatatattttcgagCGAGAAAAATAGAGGCATATGGAAAGATATCGACGTTGAAAATTTCTTGGGGGAGggcataaaaatgaaaaggggaaaaaaaaagaaagtggaaagaaaagaaaaagaaaaatgtttcaccTTGACATTGCTCGGTTTTCCTTTAcatttttcctatctttttctctctttcactctctttttctctctctttctcactccttCTTTAGATAATGTAAATGTTTTTTGCCTAACTTTTATCGTTATCTATTTTCTATGATAAatgttatgttatgttattAAACTTGACTTTTCGTCGAGTTTTAGGgtctaatataaataatcacaATCATGCTTATATCTATGGATGCAAGTATATGCATAATGTTTGATGTAACATAAATAGATACAaacatgtacacatacatacatacatataatatacgacGTATACGATATGCCACGTGGCGTGAAATTCGTATTCCGCACATTGCAGGatacgattatatttaaatataattgcaATCTCATTGatgtattcatataaatacatctgtgtgtgtgtgttgatATACTCATTAAGCttggaatttttttcatacttaaaatataacaaaattggATATTATCGAGATAATTAACGACGATGGTAGaatcttaataaaataattaatattgcaCGAAAACTAACGAATTTacattactttattttacattgttttatatatttaaaaataaaggatataataattctaagaGTTATCACAAATTCGATTTGCAAAGAGatagtacatatattattgcagataaaattttattattctaagaaatcattttatcCGATAGTAAttacctcttctctctctctctctctctctctctctctctctctccttctctcattagtatatatatttaatatattaaaacaaaacaaaaaatgctTAGCTCTGATAAATATTTGCTTA includes:
- the LOC122635155 gene encoding protein arginine N-methyltransferase 1, which translates into the protein MTEQEIMPDIEMDETSDADSGDDWSETNEDIQTIICLFCKDTTDGITNALKHLEVLHNFALRNFITKHSLDSYSYIKLINFIRQKNIQPEQLNTLCIKDWQDDEYLYPVIEDDPLLMYDIEDLENKPVNTISYTVNSENGCVTLSEAHFAELQRTIQTLKAQLEQRELACFLAKQQVNEMIEKAQKLVLDDEQENIEEIIDKKRNSRTDEGYFNTYSHFAIHHEMLTDKIRTESYRDALFTNSIRFSNCIMLDVGCGTGILSMFAAKSGCRKVISVDQSDVIYHAMDIVRENNLDNIITLKKGRLEDITLEEEKVDAIISEWMGYFLLFEGMLDTVIYARDHYLVANGILMPNRCSMSIVGSGDTQRYVDLIDYWSNVYGFKMSCMKGEVLREPSIEICRSEYIITTAAEIQTFDLYTVTTDCVNFSAPFNLIVKKTGSLTAIIGYFDVFFDLENSVSFSTGPNALPTHWKQTVFSLKEPISITEGEILSGKLICRRHVKDVRGLIITIHIKDISQVYYMD
- the LOC122635158 gene encoding pyruvate dehydrogenase E1 component subunit beta, mitochondrial isoform X2; translation: MLTTALRGIARRSFSTSKCAPAQQMTVRDALNSALDEEMERDEKVFLLGEEVALYDGAYKVSRGLWKKYGDKRVIDTPITEAGFAGIAVGAAMAGLRPICEFMTFNFAMQAIDQIINSAAKTFYMSAGKVNIPIVFRGPNGAAAGVAAQHSQCFGAWYSHCPGLKVVSPYNSEDAKGLLKAAIRDPDPVVVLENEILYGVQYPMSDQALDKDFLLPIGKAKIERVGNHVTLVAHSKAVEQALEAANELAGKGIEAEVINLRSLRPLDIDTIVQSIVKTNHCVTVEQGWPQCGIGAEISARISESEAFYHLDAPVIRVTGADVPMPYAKSLEIAALPQGGDVVFAVNKLLGVE
- the LOC122635158 gene encoding pyruvate dehydrogenase E1 component subunit beta, mitochondrial isoform X1; this translates as MIQVTALRGIARRSFSTSKCAPAQQMTVRDALNSALDEEMERDEKVFLLGEEVALYDGAYKVSRGLWKKYGDKRVIDTPITEAGFAGIAVGAAMAGLRPICEFMTFNFAMQAIDQIINSAAKTFYMSAGKVNIPIVFRGPNGAAAGVAAQHSQCFGAWYSHCPGLKVVSPYNSEDAKGLLKAAIRDPDPVVVLENEILYGVQYPMSDQALDKDFLLPIGKAKIERVGNHVTLVAHSKAVEQALEAANELAGKGIEAEVINLRSLRPLDIDTIVQSIVKTNHCVTVEQGWPQCGIGAEISARISESEAFYHLDAPVIRVTGADVPMPYAKSLEIAALPQGGDVVFAVNKLLGVE